Proteins encoded by one window of Ascochyta rabiei chromosome 1, complete sequence:
- a CDS encoding Superoxide dismutase — translation MVKAVAVLRGDSNIKGTVTFEQADENSQTTVSWDITGHDANAERGMHVHAFGDNTNGCTSAGPHFNPHNKTHGAPSDEERHVGDLGNFKTDGQGNAKGSVQDKLIKLIGAESVIGRTIVVHAGTDDLGKGGHEESKKTGNAGARPACGVIGISN, via the exons ATGGTCAAAGCCG TCGCTGTCCTCCGTGGAGACTCCAACATCAAGGGAACCGTCACTTTCGAGCAGGCCGACGAGAACTCGCAGACCACCGTCTCATGGGACATCACTGGCCACGACGCCAACGCTGAGCGTGGCATGCACGTCCACGCCTTCGGCGACAACACCAATGGCTGCACTTCTGCCGGACCTCACT TCAACCCTCACAACAAGACCCACGGTGCCCCCAGCGACGAGGAGCGCCACGTTGGTGACCTCGGTAACTTCAAGACCGACGGCCAGGGCAACGCAAAGGGCAGCGTCCAGGACAAGCTGATCAAGCTCATTGGCGCTGAGAGCGTCATTGGC CGCACCATTGTCGTCCACGCCGGCACAGACGACCTCGGCAAGGGCGGACACGAGGAGTCCAAGAAGACCGGTAACGCTGGTGCCCGCCCCGCTTGCGGTGTCATCGGTATCTCCAACTAG
- a CDS encoding Transaldolase, with the protein MTSSLDQLKATGTTVVCDSGDFATIDKYKPQDATTNPSLILAASKKPEYEKLIDAAVAWGKKHGDNIEDQVDATLDNLLVQFGKEILNVVPGKVSTEVDARFSFDTKASVNKALRIIDLYKEQGIGKERVLIKIASTWEGIKAAEILQRDHGINTNLTLMFSLVQAIAAAEANAFLISPFVGRILDWYKASTKKEYTKEEDPGVQSVGSIFNYYKKYGYKTIVMGASFRSVGEVTELAGCDYLTIAPNLLEQLYNSTEPVPKKLDASNASSLDIEKKSYINDEAAFRFYFNEDQMAVEKLREGISKFAADAVTLKDILRKKIEA; encoded by the exons ATGACTTCTTCCCTCGACCAATTGAAGGCCACTGGCACC ACCGTCGTCTGCGACTCTGGTGACTTTGCGACCATCGACAAGTACAAGCCCCAGGATGCCACCACCAACCCCTCCCTGATTCTCGCGGCCTCCAAGAAGCCCGAGTACGAGAAGCTGATCGATGCCGCCGTTGCGTGGGGCAAGAAGCACGGCGACAACATCGAGGACCAGGTCGATGCCACACTCGACAACCTCCTCGTCCAGTTCGGCAAGGAGATCCTGAACGTGGTCCCCGGCAAGGTTTCCACCGAGGTGGACGCCCGCTTCTCCTTCGACACAAAGGCCTCCGTCAACAAGGCCCTGCGCATCATCGAC CTGTACAAGGAGCAGGGCATCGGCAAGGAGCGCGTTCTGATCAAGATTGCCTCCACATGGGAGGGCATCAAGGCCGCCGAGATCCTCCAGAGGGACCACGGTATCAACACCAACCTGACCCTCATGTTCTCTCTCGTCCAGGCCATCGCCGCTGCTGAGGCAAACGCCTTCCTCATCTCCCCCTTCGTTGGCCGCATCCTTGACTGGTACAAGGCTTCCACCAAGAAGGAGTACACCAAGGAGGAGGACCCCGGTGTCCAGTCCGTCGGCAGCATCTTCAACTACTACAAGAAGTACGGCTACAAGACCATTGTCATGGGTGCTTCTTTCCGATCCGTCGGCGAGGTCACCGAGCTTGCTGGCTGCGACTACCTCACCATTGCT CCCAACCTCCTCGAGCAGCTCTACAACTCCACCGAGCCGGTCCCCAAGAAGCTCGACGCCTCCAACGCCAGCTCGCTTGACATTGAGAAGAAGAGCTACATCAACGACGAGGCTGCCTTCCGCTTCTACTTCAACGAGGACCAGATGGCCGTTGAGAAGCTCCGCGAGGGTATCTCGAAATTCGCTGCTGATGCCGTCACCCTCAAGGACATCCTCCGCAAGAAGATCGAGGCATAG